The Fusarium keratoplasticum isolate Fu6.1 chromosome 4, whole genome shotgun sequence genome contains the following window.
GTCCCCATCTCTCTGCACGTGTGATGAATGCTCATCGACTGGGCAAATAGTCATTCACCGGCGCTGCCGGACTCCCAGAACAGAACAAGAGGCATCCAActcttccatccatctcgattTATCCAGATCCTTCGCAGCCTGCCGAGCCTAGAACCCCGACCAGAAATGACACAAGTGCATAAGGCGAACGGAAAGGTGCCCGTCTGCCCGAGCCCAGCGACACCAGGTCTTCAGGTGTGGCAGGCCAACCACAACTGATTCAGCCAAGTTGTGACCTCTCAGCTTTCCCAGTGTCGTCACTCGAGACGCAATAGCAGCCACAAGCAACTGCCGGTGAAACGCTGTTCTCTAGATGAAACCCGTGACATGTTGCGGCCAAGTCGAGCTTTTACACCGCAAGGTTTGAGGGAACACCGGCCATCATCGGTGATCTGTCTAGAATGTGAGACAGAACCACACATTCGGCGCTTAACCGCGCTCGTTGCCCGAGCCTTATAGCTTGCTTGATCTCTCGGGGCCGGCAAGAGCACCgctcatcatggccggcTCCGTCTTGCCGGCAAGGATGAGCTCTCGGCCTCCCTGAGTCCCCCACCAAGCTACTCCAATAGCTGCTCGCTCCACATCTAATTCTCCGCTCACGAGGATCTCCAAGAACCGCTGCTTGACGGGTTCTCGTAGTGTGGGATCCGAAATTTCATTCATTGCCTGAGCAGTAACCGTAAACCACTCTTCCACTAGAGGAAGGGGAAGGTATGGTAGAGAGTCAACCAGTGCCAATGTCAGTGAGCTCTGTTGAGATAGGGGCTCTTCTTGTGATTCCTCCATGGCCGCCCGTGATACAACGTCCGCTgtaggaggaagagggctgGTTGATGCCGTTGTAATAAAAGACCGGAGCATCTCAAGCAAGGTCTCTGAGAGATGCGGCTCCATGTCGGCAATGGGGAAGGGGGGTGATACAATCTGCATCACAGTCTTGAAGGCCACTCTGAACTGACGTGAGGAAATGTGTCGTGGGAAAGAGTCAAACAGCTTGGCAATATAGAATGGCGTGAGCTCGATAGTGAGAGGACTATGCTGAGGGCAAGAGATGGTCGAGAGGATGGCACTGTGAGCAGACTCAAACAACTGCACCATGGACTGTGTTGTCGGTCCTTCATGGGAGATATATGCGATTGCcggcttgatgatgagggcatcgCATGCATCTGTCGATAGAGTGAGGGGAAGATGCTCAGATAGGTTCAGGTAGAACAGATCCAAGGTTCTCTGCAGGTATGTGGTTTCTGTCGAGGCGTTCTCTTCCGGTCGAGTCTCCTGAAGAAACATGTAACAGGCAGACGCGCTCCGAGAGATAGAGTCGATTGACGTCAGGTATGTAAAGTTGTACACCTGGAAAGCGTTGTTGCCGTTCCTTGAAGAGATAAAGAATATGTTGCGCAGAATGTGCAGTGATTTGGTTGCAATGACGGGAGCCGCCACATCGTTCAGCATGAGGGGATCAAGAAGACTTCGTGACACAATCGCTTGAAGTATAGCAACTGTCCCGAACATGAGCTTCCTCATGAGGTTCCAGAGCACCGACCACGTGCTTGTCAGAGTCTCCTGTGTAAGCACGTTGCCCTCCAGCGCTGGGTCTATATCGCTCAGTCGGTTCGTTTGCCAGGTCTTCAAGACCTTGCTGGTAAAGGCAACGAGGCCATCCTGAGCAGCAAGGACGGCCGCAGTGTCGGTTGCATGCTGAATGGCGAAACCGGCAAGCTTGGCCAACGGACCCATGTTGGCCAAGGTGGGACGCCTATCCAGTTCTTGAATATGGCGGAACGAAGGCGTTGTTGGCGACCAGGCGAGCAGATGGGCTGGGGATTCCACAATCTCGGTGCTGATTGGGATGAGGAACTCGCCATCGGCAAAGCCCTCCTCAGCGGTTACAGCCCACACAATGAGAGGCAGCATGGCATTGCAGTTGATGAGGCTCTTGTGGAAGTCGGACAGCAATGGGAAGGCAAAGTTGAGAGCCATAACAACCGAGGCACCTGCCACAGGACCGTCCTCCTCGCGGGTATCAAGCGCCAGGTTCGCTGCCATCACCACTGCCTCTTCAAGTGTATTCCTCAAGCTGCGCGATAAGGACTGGCGGTTATTAGACTCCATGCCCATAAGCACACCTGTGAGAACGAGAAGATGCTGCCACCGCCTCGATCGATCGTCCGCGCCCTTCACAACGGCCCTTGTCCACTCCTCGCATCGCAGTCCGCCGCCCTCGTGAGGCTCGTTGCGCTTCGTCTTTGCGATTTCATAGTTGTGGATGCGCGCGGCAGCAGTGTTGTAGATGCTGATGATTCGGGTAGAGGTTCGAAGTCCGCCGGGCTGGAACCAGATCGCTGGCGCCGTAAGGAGCTGCGATGTCAAGAGGCCGAGGTTCAGAGGGTTTGTAAGCTCGGTGAGGAGGTGCGTCGTCGACCCGATGATCTGCTCCGTCTTGGCGGCATCGTGGACGTCTTGGTAGTGTTGCAAGACGGTTCTGAGGAGTCTATCGGAAGACATGGCGATTCATCCGTGTCCGTAGATGTCAGGACAAGTTTGAGGTGGTGAACAGGTTGAAGTTGCTTCTTGTCGCGTTGCGCTCGGCGCGCAGGCCGATTTCACGAGCTTTTGCCGAGGCCTGGGGATGACGTTCCGGGGAAGGTGCATAGGTCCCGTCCACCCAGCACGGGCATCCATCCCTGTCCTAATGGATCCCCTGTCGCCGCCAATTCAACCACCCCATTAATTAATCGGCTGTAGCAACAGCACGAGACTCTACCAGCACAGCGATACCATTCTGCAGCTTGCACTATGGCACGGTAAGTCGCATTTGAACCTCGTCGCGACATCGGAGAGCTAACATGGGCGATGTAGATGGCGCTTCCGAACGAACCTCCCAAGGACTACCAGACGCCGGGCTTTCCGTCCCTGAATATCCAGACCCTTTATGACAACACCAGCGATAAACGATACACGCTCTACTATATCTTGGATGTTTGGCGGTTCACTCTACTATGGACAATCATCATTTACGCATGCTTCCACTTGGCTGCGGTTCTGATTGCCATGTTCAACCATGGATGGAAGAAGTCGTCGTGGAAGTATCTATGGGCGGCTCCTATCATATACCTCGTCATAGCAGGACTTGAAGCCGTCCTCGCTGGGAGCATTGTGGGCTTGGTGTAAGTCCTCCCAAAGCTATGATGCGCCGAGTTACTAACGCGACGCCAGGCTGGGCGCTGTCTACTCTGCCGGATACTACGAGATGAACACTTGGATCCCATGCACCTGGGGATTCATCAACGTTCTGGTCCTCATTATCTCATCCTTCTCGATACAAGGCGGACTTTAGCAGGGAATGTCGACTATCTGATATCTTTCCTTGGACTGGACACCAGTTCTCATGTCTTGCGTGCTTGCTGGGCACAGTCTTGGAGGCAAACGCGGCCTGCTGAAGTGTATTCGGTGCTTGGTCGCCCCATAAACCAGGAGATCTCACGCAGATGAGGACTTGGACCAAAAGGCTCCTTGAGCCAGGCGATTGCTTTAGTTGCCATGATTATGCTCAAGCAGTTGGAAACAATGCTTCTCCACCTGTCGCTGACACACCCGAGGCCTAGAGCACTTCAAGTTTGTGAAGCGAGGCCGGAGTAAAGAGAGACCTTTCATCAGAACAAAGCTTCTCTATGACGGGATGGACCGTTGACGACCCAGATATAAACAACTGATGAAGCTATCACGATCATGATGCTGATGGCTTCTGAGAATGCGAGCCCAGATACCACCCCGTTACCGTAatatttaatacttttaatcCTCACGCTGGATAGCTATATGAGACCCCATGGCTGATTTAACGGTCGTGTGAGCTGGTCGAATTATAAAACACCGACGAACGATGATGCCCACATTATCCCAGCCTGAGTTTATTCAGTTCTCTCGTGTTCAGCCCGAAGCAAAGATCTGTGAGGGCTCTGCCAATTGAAACCTCGAGCCCTATGCATTGGACAACTCCAAGTAGGCTTTTAACGTTATTAGGTACCTACATTGCCTTTGTTTGTGCTCTGGCGCAAGTACCTCTACCCATCATGCAGTGGTTCCCGCCTCATGCGCCCAAATCCCCTAAAGGGGAAGATGCTGCGACTTTGGAGTCAACAACCCAACAACAACTGCAGCTCAAAAGGATTGGAATTTTCCTGATATGAACATATGTTGCGATGGGCTTCTTTTACTTAATATCCTAACGCCATGAGCGCCTATATATGTTTAGGGCTTATTCCACTTGACAGGCGGACAACCCCCTTAGCCCCAAGGCGTCCAGGTGggtcccatccatccctccatcATCGCAAAGCTCTGGCCAACACAGCTTCGTATTGTTCTCTGCATCACAATCAAGACCCCAAGACGCCGCGCGGGGGGATAATGGCAAACCAGCAGTCGCGGTAGCCAACTGGTCTTTTCCATACGCTCCTTTTTAACCAAGGCAGGGCGTCTTGTTCTGCCTCCTTCTTATCCACCGTTCCCTTGCTGGCTTTCTTCAATCTCGAATCCTTGTCTGGCCTTCACCCCTTTGAGTTTGACCCTTGAGAGCGATACGTGCGATACTATACCTCAGGGACGAGTGCTCTTCATACactttccttcttctcggaaATATCCATGCAGACATACAAGCTCTTCATTGACCGTCATCACAAAATGTCTGAAAACGCCCATTCTGGCGgccgcgccgccgccaactTCGACCCCACGCCCTCACATCACGAGGCATCACCCTCCTATAGCGAGGACTTCTCAGACGACATGGATTCCCGACCACCCCTCAGcgacatcatcgccatgaAACCATTCTTCGCCGGTCAGCCCAAGTCGCTCTCCGGCATCGCCATCAGGGCCTTTTGTCTGGGCATCTCCCTCGCCTTGAGTGCCGTCGCCGTTGCGGCTATCTTATGCTTCTCATCCAGCCCTGTCTGGCGAGtgcccttcttcctctttgctCTTTCGGCCTTTCACTTTCTCGAGTTCTGGACTACGGCTGAGCGCAACACTCTGGTGGCCAGCATCGACAGCTTTCTCCTGACTGCCAACTGGCCACTATACGCCATCGCTCACTCTACCGCCTTCATCGAGTGCGCCCTTGTCAGCCTTATTTTCCCAGAACGTCACTGGGCGCCCTTTGGAACTGGACCGTTGTTCCTTGGAGCTGGACTTGTCATGGTTTTGGTTGGACAAGTCGTGCGGTCAGTGGCTATGCTTCAGGCTGGCGTCAGCTTCAATCACCATGTTCAGAACCGAAAGAAGGATTCGCACGAGCTGGTCACAACAGGGATCTATTCCCTGTTTCGACATCCAAGCTACTTTGGCTTCTTCTACTGGGGTTTGGGGACGCAGCTTGTGTTAGGCAATGTTGTTTGCTTCTTTGCCTACGCTTACGTGCTGTGGAAGTTCTTTAGCAGCAGGATAAGGCACGAGGAGACCAAACTAATCGAGTTCTTTGGGGACGACTATGTGCAATATCGAAAGAGGGTCGGCACTAGAATGCCATTCATTGGGTAGCTGCATCTGGAGACTATGTAATGGACTGAATCTAATCAGGGTCTGGCAAGGAGGTAGATACATGATGAATTGTATGTTGACGCGAAATCGATTAATCAACTGTATAGCTAAACTCCAGGATTCTTGGTACAACATCAGTAAAATGAGGTTTACGCCCCAACCCAGTAAAACACTCCTAGCTGGCGGCTGCTGGTGCCATTTGTTTGCTCACGCTTCCGTACTTTGCTTGCCATGCGTAAAAGTACATCAATGCCGCAAAAGGCTGTCCAAACATAGTAAATGATACCCAAAAGGTGATGTTTCCAATCACCCTTCCGGTGTGACCGAGCTTCATCTTTTCTAGAGGCTTGGTAAGGGCAATGAGCGGAAGCTGGAGGAACATGCCCAAAAAGGCAACACCTGCAAAAGTTAGTCCATGTCAACGAGCACTCGAGGCGTTACGCTTACCGATGATGTTGTGCGTTGGAACGCCAACAAGGATCTCATGCAAAACTGccgagacaaagaagacggaAAAGCTCGCTGCCTGCGGGCTCCAGCCACGTCCAATCATAGGCATATAGACGTGACGCTTGAAATACGTGTAGACAGGCTTGTTCCATGTTCGCCAGTAGGCTCCAAGACTCTCACTGTTCCACCAGTCATCATAGAACGACCTATCGCCGAACCTCAGGATCTCAGCGAGGGCATTCAGGAAGGACTGGAAAAGGGCGAAAAAGCCGGCCAGCCAGATAACGAGGGAGATTGtcgacagcttcatcaaccGCTCAAGAATAGACATGATGTCGAGAGATGCGATCTTGTCAAGCGAGTTCTGAAGAACAGGTGCAGCGTACTGGGCGCTGGCAACCCAGATGAAGACACTGAGGCAGAAGATCTCTCCAAGTCGCTTGGCCACGAACACCCATCTGATCTTGTCTGTGCGAGGATAGACAGGCTGGTAGACGAGGGTAGGCGCCCACCAAAAGTAGATCAGATTGCCCACTGTGATGTTCTTAGGGTATGGGCATTGTTCGTACAGCTCGGGGACCAACTCGCGCTCGCCCTCCACGGGGTGCAG
Protein-coding sequences here:
- a CDS encoding Protein-S-isoprenylcysteine O-methyltransferase yields the protein MQTYKLFIDRHHKMSENAHSGGRAAANFDPTPSHHEASPSYSEDFSDDMDSRPPLSDIIAMKPFFAGQPKSLSGIAIRAFCLGISLALSAVAVAAILCFSSSPVWRVPFFLFALSAFHFLEFWTTAERNTLVASIDSFLLTANWPLYAIAHSTAFIECALVSLIFPERHWAPFGTGPLFLGAGLVMVLVGQVVRSVAMLQAGVSFNHHVQNRKKDSHELVTTGIYSLFRHPSYFGFFYWGLGTQLVLGNVVCFFAYAYVLWKFFSSRIRHEETKLIEFFGDDYVQYRKRVGTRMPFIG
- a CDS encoding O-acyltransferase, which encodes MNSATATSVETSNGSVPSSVSRRSGHDVTQREPQNRTNGGATTGSPKKAGQKYRHVVAVHSKTRPSCLSYDSDATPSFLGFRNLMVIVLVVGNLRLMIENIQKYGVLICLRCHDYSRQDVYMGLLLYFLIPCHLLAAYLIELAAAQQARGSIKHVKEGPAGGPSEQERKKFHKTWVMVAWAHAVNITLALVLTTWVVYFKIHHPLIGTLTEMHAVIVWLKTASYAFTNRDLRHAYLHPVEGERELVPELYEQCPYPKNITVGNLIYFWWAPTLVYQPVYPRTDKIRWVFVAKRLGEIFCLSVFIWVASAQYAAPVLQNSLDKIASLDIMSILERLMKLSTISLVIWLAGFFALFQSFLNALAEILRFGDRSFYDDWWNSESLGAYWRTWNKPVYTYFKRHVYMPMIGRGWSPQAASFSVFFVSAVLHEILVGVPTHNIIGVAFLGMFLQLPLIALTKPLEKMKLGHTGRVIGNITFWVSFTMFGQPFAALMYFYAWQAKYGSVSKQMAPAAAS